One Methylocapsa sp. D3K7 DNA window includes the following coding sequences:
- a CDS encoding rhodanese-like domain-containing protein, with the protein MTLTVTAVENVYRDELKKGLADGSILLVDVREPNEYAAGRIPGSVLNPLQKFDPKALPQVPGKRVVLSCRSGKRSLTALDLAHKAGRDDVRAHYPGGFLEWSNAGEEVEV; encoded by the coding sequence ATGACTTTGACGGTTACGGCAGTCGAAAACGTCTATCGCGACGAGTTGAAGAAGGGATTGGCCGATGGCTCGATCCTACTCGTGGATGTGCGCGAACCCAATGAATATGCAGCGGGCCGGATTCCCGGTTCGGTGCTCAACCCCCTCCAGAAATTTGACCCCAAGGCCCTGCCCCAAGTGCCTGGAAAGCGCGTGGTACTCTCCTGCCGCTCCGGCAAACGGTCGCTGACTGCTTTGGATTTGGCTCACAAGGCCGGACGCGACGATGTGCGCGCGCATTACCCCGGCGGATTTTTGGAATGGTCGAACGCGGGCGAAGAGGTTGAGGTTTAG
- a CDS encoding TIGR01459 family HAD-type hydrolase — protein sequence MTRLLLGLASVAEGYDVILCDVWGVIHNGLKAFEKPAEALRRFRATGGRVVLITNSPNPSRVVEAQLDRLRFPRGAYDAIVSSGDVTVSLLVERAAGGMFRIGPSDETALFEEVLALRGEPLRLVPLKQAQFVLCTGLVDPWRETPEDYDAILAAMHARRLEMICANPDIVVEDGGKLFYCAGAIAERYAAAGGKVIQAGKPFAPIYTRALELARLPCKVPIGHARVLVIGDAMHTDIKGARNQGFDSLFVTSGIHRMELHGAAQDAALDAAAFRQFVDASDFAPTAALAELVW from the coding sequence GTGACCCGGCTTTTGCTTGGATTGGCCAGTGTCGCGGAAGGATATGATGTCATTTTATGTGACGTCTGGGGCGTCATCCATAATGGGCTGAAGGCCTTCGAGAAGCCCGCCGAGGCATTGCGCCGGTTTCGCGCCACTGGCGGCAGGGTCGTGCTCATCACCAATTCGCCCAACCCGAGCCGGGTCGTCGAGGCCCAACTCGACCGGCTCCGTTTTCCACGCGGAGCCTACGATGCGATCGTTTCCTCCGGGGATGTCACCGTTTCCTTGCTGGTCGAGAGGGCGGCCGGCGGCATGTTCCGCATCGGTCCCTCCGACGAAACAGCCCTCTTCGAGGAGGTTCTGGCCTTGCGGGGCGAGCCGTTGCGCCTGGTGCCGCTGAAACAAGCCCAATTCGTCCTCTGCACCGGGCTCGTCGATCCCTGGCGCGAAACGCCCGAGGATTACGACGCCATTCTTGCCGCCATGCACGCCCGGCGCCTGGAGATGATTTGCGCCAATCCCGATATCGTGGTCGAGGACGGCGGCAAGCTGTTTTATTGCGCCGGCGCGATCGCCGAGCGCTATGCCGCCGCGGGAGGCAAGGTCATCCAGGCCGGCAAGCCTTTCGCCCCGATCTATACGCGAGCGCTCGAACTGGCGCGGTTGCCGTGCAAGGTACCGATTGGGCACGCCCGGGTCCTCGTGATTGGCGATGCCATGCACACCGATATCAAAGGCGCCCGCAACCAAGGTTTCGACAGTCTGTTCGTAACTTCCGGCATCCACCGGATGGAGTTGCACGGCGCCGCGCAAGACGCCGCGCTCGATGCCGCAGCCTTCCGCCAATTTGTAGACGCCTCGGATTTTGCTCCCACGGCGGCACTTGCCGAACTCGTCTGGTAG
- a CDS encoding bifunctional riboflavin kinase/FAD synthetase, with product MELHLLPRGAPGFFALAELSISKKFILAVDPAAPPPGLEGAVAAIGNFDGLHRGHMAVIERAMALAKTLHRPCVVLTFEPHPTDFFKGANTIFRLTPRDVKAKILEQSGVDGMIVMTFDKALASLSADAFIAEILLRRLGISGVVAGYDFHFGAGRSGSPAFLKEAGARFGFAVEIVERVAAHVADQAASSTTTRAALEAGDAALAAKLLAHPFAIMGKVVTGQKLGRTLGFPTVNIVTDPSCRLRHGVYAVRVVVGAKTYDGVASYGRRPTFDNGPAILEAFLFDFSGDLYGETIEILFIDWIRPEAKFDSVAALVAQMKQDEARAKDILRALSVA from the coding sequence ATGGAGCTCCACCTGCTTCCGCGTGGTGCCCCCGGTTTTTTTGCCTTGGCCGAACTTTCCATCTCGAAAAAATTCATCCTCGCCGTTGACCCGGCGGCGCCACCCCCCGGCCTTGAGGGCGCGGTGGCCGCGATCGGCAATTTCGATGGTCTTCATCGCGGCCATATGGCGGTGATCGAGCGCGCCATGGCCTTGGCGAAAACGCTTCATCGCCCTTGTGTTGTGCTGACTTTCGAACCGCATCCAACCGATTTCTTCAAGGGCGCCAATACAATCTTCCGGCTGACCCCGCGCGACGTCAAAGCCAAGATTCTGGAGCAATCCGGCGTGGATGGGATGATCGTCATGACGTTCGACAAAGCCTTGGCAAGCCTTTCGGCCGATGCGTTTATCGCCGAAATCCTGCTTCGCCGCCTTGGCATCAGCGGGGTTGTCGCGGGCTATGATTTCCATTTCGGCGCCGGCCGCTCCGGCTCACCCGCATTCCTGAAAGAGGCCGGCGCACGTTTCGGCTTTGCCGTCGAAATCGTGGAACGGGTGGCGGCCCATGTGGCCGACCAGGCTGCTTCCTCAACCACGACGAGAGCCGCGTTGGAGGCGGGCGATGCGGCGCTCGCGGCAAAACTGCTCGCTCACCCCTTTGCGATCATGGGCAAAGTCGTTACAGGCCAGAAACTTGGCCGGACCTTGGGATTTCCTACGGTCAATATCGTGACCGATCCAAGCTGCCGGTTGCGCCATGGCGTCTATGCTGTCCGCGTCGTGGTTGGTGCAAAGACCTACGATGGTGTGGCGAGTTATGGACGCCGGCCCACATTCGACAATGGCCCGGCCATCCTGGAAGCTTTTCTGTTCGATTTTTCTGGCGATCTCTACGGCGAGACTATCGAGATCCTTTTTATCGATTGGATCAGACCCGAGGCTAAGTTCGATTCGGTGGCAGCGCTCGTCGCGCAAATGAAGCAGGACGAAGCACGCGCGAAGGATATCCTTCGCGCATTGTCCGTCGCTTGA
- a CDS encoding 2-isopropylmalate synthase, which yields MSEIHPAPMEQKPQNSQAVVIFDTTLRDGEQSPGASMTFEEKLQVADLLDQMGVDIIEAGFPVTSEGDFEAVSAIAKRLKRASVAGLARAAAKDIDRCAEAVRPALRPRIHLFISTSPLHMKYKLQKEPDQVLEMITASVSRARNLVSDIEWSAEDGTRSEIDFLCRCVEAAIKAGATTINIPDTVGYAVPHEYRALFETVRQRVPDSDKAVFSVHCHNDLGLAVANTLAGIEGGARQVECTINGMGERAGNAAMEEVVMALQVRRDTMPYHTSIDATMLTRASKLVSAVSSFPVQYNKAIVGRNAFAHESGIHQDGMLKNAGTYEIMTPESVGVSKTSLVMGKHSGRHAFKEKLKELGYELGENALEDAFARFKDLADRKKIVYDEDLAALVDDEIANAYDRIKLVALTVIAGTKGPQSAALTLDIDGKQITHQATGNGPVDAIFNAIVALVPHKAVLELYQVHAVTQGTDAQAEVSVRLAEDGKSVTAKGADPDTLVASARAYIASLNKLMVKRGRTRPEVLTG from the coding sequence ATGTCAGAGATTCATCCCGCTCCCATGGAGCAAAAGCCGCAAAATTCGCAAGCCGTCGTCATCTTCGATACGACGCTACGGGACGGTGAACAATCGCCCGGCGCCTCGATGACGTTCGAGGAAAAACTGCAGGTCGCCGATCTCCTCGATCAAATGGGCGTCGATATCATCGAGGCCGGTTTTCCGGTGACCTCGGAAGGCGATTTCGAAGCGGTGTCAGCCATTGCCAAACGCTTGAAGCGGGCGAGCGTCGCGGGCCTTGCCCGGGCGGCCGCAAAAGACATTGACCGTTGCGCCGAAGCGGTGCGCCCGGCTCTGCGCCCGCGCATTCATCTGTTTATTTCGACTTCGCCCCTGCACATGAAATACAAGCTGCAAAAGGAGCCGGATCAGGTTCTCGAGATGATCACCGCGAGCGTTTCGCGGGCGCGCAATCTTGTCAGCGACATCGAATGGTCGGCGGAGGACGGCACGAGGTCAGAGATCGATTTTCTCTGCCGCTGCGTCGAGGCCGCGATCAAGGCGGGCGCCACCACCATCAATATCCCCGATACCGTCGGCTATGCGGTGCCGCACGAATATCGGGCGTTGTTCGAAACCGTGCGGCAACGAGTTCCCGATTCGGACAAAGCGGTCTTTTCCGTCCATTGTCACAACGATCTGGGTCTCGCGGTGGCCAATACCTTGGCTGGAATCGAAGGGGGCGCGCGGCAGGTCGAATGCACGATCAACGGGATGGGCGAGCGGGCTGGCAATGCTGCCATGGAAGAGGTCGTCATGGCGCTGCAGGTGCGCCGCGATACCATGCCCTACCATACCAGCATCGACGCGACGATGCTGACGCGGGCCTCGAAACTCGTCTCCGCCGTGAGTTCGTTTCCAGTGCAATACAACAAAGCGATCGTCGGGCGGAACGCATTCGCGCATGAGAGCGGCATTCACCAGGACGGCATGCTGAAAAATGCCGGAACCTATGAGATCATGACTCCCGAGAGCGTCGGCGTGAGCAAGACGTCCCTCGTCATGGGCAAGCATTCCGGCCGCCACGCTTTTAAGGAGAAGCTGAAAGAGCTCGGCTACGAACTCGGCGAAAACGCACTCGAAGATGCGTTTGCCCGCTTCAAGGATCTCGCCGACCGCAAGAAGATCGTTTACGACGAGGATCTCGCCGCGCTCGTCGACGACGAAATCGCCAACGCCTATGACCGCATCAAGCTTGTCGCCTTGACCGTGATCGCCGGCACGAAGGGCCCGCAGTCGGCGGCGTTGACACTCGACATCGATGGCAAGCAGATCACCCATCAGGCCACAGGCAATGGCCCGGTCGATGCGATTTTCAACGCGATCGTCGCGCTCGTGCCGCACAAAGCCGTGCTGGAACTCTATCAAGTGCATGCGGTCACCCAGGGAACCGACGCGCAGGCCGAGGTCTCCGTCCGGCTTGCGGAGGATGGCAAATCGGTCACCGCCAAGGGCGCCGATCCCGATACTCTGGTCGCATCGGCGCGGGCCTATATCGCCTCCTTGAACAAGCTAATGGTCAAGCGGGGAAGAACCCGACCGGAAGTTCTGACGGGGTGA
- a CDS encoding DUF2158 domain-containing protein, with protein MSEPLTGPVIFEPGDVVALKSGGPAMTVIGVKEDGVQCLWYADVTDEVKTSVIPAICIEKALAWEDDEDEDDGGKLKKSGKKKRHDDD; from the coding sequence ATGAGCGAGCCGCTGACCGGACCCGTCATTTTCGAACCCGGCGATGTCGTCGCGCTGAAATCCGGCGGGCCGGCCATGACGGTCATTGGGGTGAAAGAGGATGGTGTGCAGTGCTTATGGTACGCCGACGTGACCGACGAAGTGAAAACGTCGGTCATCCCCGCTATTTGCATTGAGAAGGCGCTCGCCTGGGAAGATGACGAGGACGAGGATGACGGCGGCAAACTCAAGAAATCGGGAAAGAAGAAACGTCACGACGACGATTGA
- a CDS encoding cobyrinate a,c-diamide synthase — translation MLTLGLMRSYRNAGLSVAGSKCGPDYIDTAFHAAATSRQSFNLDSWAMPAALLGQLGAAAGDACELILCEGLMGLFDGVPGKAGRTGSSADVAAALGWPVLLVLDVSGQSQTAGAIVLGCTSFDPRLKIAGVVLNRVASPRHQRLVSASIEALGLPVLGALPRDENISLPERHLGLVQAGETRGLDTRLDQIAAFIREHVDTGAILACARASPVLDHAEALALPPPAQRIAIARDEAFSFLYPHILAGWRKAGAELTFFSPLANEPPPADCDLCWLPGGYPELYVGPLAAAERFLEGLRSFAATKPVHGECGGYMVLGQSLTDQAGHAHRMAGLVGASFSFVKRKLHLGYRQAYLAADHPLGAKGTLLRGHEFHYATIEANGDPPFAFVRDAYGGAEQAEGGRQGNVTGSFFHVIATEEA, via the coding sequence ATGCTGACGCTTGGCCTCATGCGCTCTTACCGCAACGCGGGTCTTTCTGTCGCGGGGTCCAAATGCGGGCCGGACTATATTGATACCGCTTTCCATGCCGCCGCGACCAGCCGGCAAAGTTTCAATCTCGACAGTTGGGCGATGCCTGCGGCGCTGCTTGGCCAATTGGGCGCCGCCGCTGGCGATGCTTGCGAGCTTATCCTTTGCGAAGGCCTGATGGGGCTTTTCGACGGCGTTCCCGGGAAGGCAGGCCGGACCGGCTCCTCCGCCGATGTCGCGGCGGCGCTCGGCTGGCCGGTCCTGCTCGTGCTGGACGTGAGCGGGCAATCGCAAACAGCGGGAGCCATCGTCCTAGGCTGCACCAGTTTCGACCCGCGCTTAAAAATCGCCGGGGTGGTGTTGAACCGGGTCGCAAGTCCGCGCCATCAACGGCTTGTCAGTGCGTCCATCGAGGCGCTTGGGCTTCCCGTGCTGGGGGCCTTGCCGCGCGACGAAAACATCAGTCTGCCGGAACGCCATCTCGGCCTCGTGCAGGCTGGTGAAACACGAGGTCTTGATACGCGCCTCGATCAGATCGCGGCGTTCATCCGTGAGCATGTCGATACGGGCGCCATTTTGGCTTGCGCGCGAGCTTCTCCGGTGCTGGATCACGCGGAGGCTCTTGCCTTGCCTCCTCCCGCCCAGCGCATCGCCATCGCGCGGGACGAGGCATTTTCCTTTCTTTATCCGCATATTCTAGCGGGCTGGCGAAAGGCGGGCGCGGAACTCACTTTCTTTTCGCCGCTCGCCAATGAGCCCCCGCCAGCAGATTGCGATCTTTGCTGGCTCCCAGGCGGCTATCCCGAGCTTTATGTGGGGCCGCTCGCGGCGGCGGAACGTTTCCTCGAAGGCTTGCGCAGTTTCGCGGCGACAAAACCGGTGCATGGCGAATGCGGTGGCTACATGGTTTTGGGGCAAAGCCTGACAGATCAAGCAGGACACGCGCACCGCATGGCGGGGCTGGTGGGCGCGTCGTTCAGTTTCGTGAAACGCAAACTACACCTCGGCTACCGGCAGGCGTACCTTGCGGCGGATCACCCCTTGGGGGCGAAGGGCACCCTCCTGCGCGGCCATGAATTTCATTACGCCACGATCGAGGCGAATGGCGATCCGCCTTTCGCTTTTGTTCGTGACGCGTATGGCGGGGCCGAGCAAGCGGAAGGCGGCAGGCAGGGAAACGTGACGGGAAGCTTTTTCCACGTCATCGCGACTGAAGAAGCCTAA